From Paenibacillus physcomitrellae, the proteins below share one genomic window:
- a CDS encoding DUF350 domain-containing protein, which yields MPSLNSRKGGTALDTIDQLLAFPFGHTIGILSLSILELVVFLACFERFTSYRCWDEIAAGNAAAALATGGKIAGICLILRSAASYPGINDFIKWSCFGTLLLLIAYLLFEFFTPVFKIDEEIKSRNTAAGVISVFISVSLALVIAACMV from the coding sequence TTGCCGAGCTTAAATAGTCGAAAAGGGGGAACTGCTCTGGACACGATCGATCAGCTGCTGGCTTTTCCGTTTGGACATACCATCGGAATTTTATCGTTATCGATTCTGGAGCTGGTAGTGTTTCTTGCCTGTTTCGAGCGGTTCACTTCTTACCGCTGCTGGGATGAAATTGCCGCGGGCAATGCGGCGGCGGCTTTGGCTACAGGCGGTAAAATCGCCGGCATCTGCTTGATTTTGCGGTCGGCGGCTTCCTACCCGGGTATTAATGATTTTATCAAATGGTCCTGCTTCGGTACTTTATTATTGTTAATTGCCTATCTATTATTTGAATTTTTTACACCCGTATTTAAAATTGATGAAGAAATCAAATCGCGCAATACGGCAGCCGGGGTGATCTCGGTGTTCATCTCGGTATCGCTGGCGCTTGTCATAGCGGCGTGTATGGTTTAG
- a CDS encoding NAD(P)/FAD-dependent oxidoreductase: MQLHSGRLFWPTLYDKPQQYPVLSESLRCDVLIIGGGLSGCLLAYMLSKTGMNVTLLEKHKAGSGSSGANTGLIQYTSDKTLTSCINSFGEEKGVRFYQLCREAVHGLTRFYKETGGMEEGMALRSSLYFASTLDDKPMLQEEYETLRKYGFSAAWLSEQEIARRFPFSKPGAIYTSGDAEINPYHFVHVLLQAAARNGVKVYEDSPAAGFHFDGRHVRCRVGEHEVTADRVVIATGYETQEMKKDRGAYLTQSFALATEPVQFLDQWYQRCLIWESARPYLYLRTTSDNRIIIGGRDESIGPGGLDETRYLSQCDNLLQELAELFPMAAGLKAEFAWGAVFGQTHDGLPYIGEHPRFPGCLFMEGYGGNGAVYSYIASKLIMDVLKGHSRRDLELFSLVRTAHGQQPLLTDYD, translated from the coding sequence ATGCAGCTTCATTCCGGCCGTTTATTTTGGCCGACTCTGTATGATAAACCTCAGCAGTACCCTGTTCTTTCAGAATCCCTGCGGTGTGATGTTCTGATCATTGGAGGGGGCCTCAGCGGCTGCTTATTAGCTTATATGCTTTCCAAAACTGGCATGAACGTCACCTTGCTGGAGAAACATAAGGCTGGTTCCGGAAGCTCCGGTGCGAACACCGGACTGATTCAATATACCAGCGATAAAACCTTAACCTCCTGCATAAACAGTTTCGGCGAAGAGAAAGGTGTTCGATTTTATCAGCTGTGCAGGGAAGCCGTTCATGGCTTAACCCGTTTTTATAAAGAAACGGGCGGTATGGAAGAAGGCATGGCGCTTCGCAGCAGTCTGTATTTTGCCAGTACCCTTGACGACAAACCCATGCTTCAGGAAGAATACGAAACGCTGCGAAAATATGGATTTTCTGCAGCATGGCTGTCCGAGCAGGAGATCGCCAGACGGTTTCCTTTCTCTAAACCGGGAGCGATTTACACATCTGGAGATGCGGAAATAAATCCTTATCATTTCGTACATGTCCTGCTGCAGGCAGCCGCCCGAAATGGAGTCAAGGTTTATGAGGACAGCCCTGCAGCCGGCTTTCATTTTGATGGTCGTCATGTCCGCTGCAGAGTTGGTGAACATGAGGTTACGGCCGATCGAGTAGTCATTGCCACAGGCTACGAAACCCAGGAGATGAAGAAAGACCGGGGAGCCTATTTGACCCAATCCTTTGCGCTTGCAACAGAGCCTGTCCAGTTTCTGGATCAGTGGTATCAAAGATGTTTGATTTGGGAGAGCGCCCGCCCTTATTTATATTTGCGGACTACCTCCGACAACCGGATTATTATAGGAGGACGTGACGAATCCATTGGGCCGGGTGGACTCGATGAAACCCGATATCTCAGCCAATGTGATAACCTCCTGCAGGAATTAGCTGAATTGTTCCCCATGGCAGCAGGATTAAAGGCTGAATTCGCTTGGGGTGCCGTATTCGGCCAGACACACGATGGACTGCCCTATATCGGCGAGCACCCCCGATTCCCGGGCTGCTTGTTCATGGAAGGATACGGAGGCAACGGGGCTGTATACAGTTATATTGCTTCAAAGCTGATCATGGATGTTTTGAAAGGACACAGCCGCCGTGATCTGGAATTATTTTCACTTGTACGGACGGCTCACGGACAGCAGCCGCTCTTGACTGATTATGACTAA